A stretch of Brassica rapa cultivar Chiifu-401-42 chromosome A08, CAAS_Brap_v3.01, whole genome shotgun sequence DNA encodes these proteins:
- the LOC117127168 gene encoding uncharacterized protein LOC117127168 — translation MDPEEDRRHSKKQHEHINMLSFVADSEYGIPKRCPCGGRLINEVRGKEDYDTLPGKRFFTCRNYEADGLHYRQPWVIGVQEELERLTKRVEEAEEVMLGVSNLGKRFERLEEQVNSLNEAVYDLTVQVHSLEKVCFD, via the exons ATGGATCCGGAAGAAGATAGAAGACATTCAAAGAAGCAACACGAACACATCAACATGTTAAGTTTCGTGGCGGATTCTGAGTACGGTATTCCTAAAAGGTGTCCGTGTGGTGGGAGACTCATAAACGAGGTGCGCGGGAAGGAGGACTACGACACTCTTCCTGGGAAGCGGTTCTTCACCTGCAGAAACTACGAG GCTGATGGGCTCCATTATCGTCAGCCTTGGGTGATAGGTGTGCAGGAGGAGCTGGAGAGGCTAACTAAACGGGTGGAAGAGGCTGAGGAGGTGATGCTGGGGGTGTCCAATCTTGGTAAACGGTTTGAGAGACTTGAG GAACAGGTTAATTCACTGAATGAGGCTGTCTATGACCTCACTGTGCAGGTCCATTCCCTCGAGAAGGTCTGCTTCGATTGA
- the LOC117127360 gene encoding uncharacterized protein LOC117127360 yields MVDEVVDNYIDSIVEVQGNKPKRRAYIDRDREQGHNQLWNDYFKENPTYPPEMFRRRFRMNKPLFLRIVEHISNEVPYFQQRRNAHGRNGLSALQKCTAAIRMLAYGQSGDTYDEYLRLGDSTSRLCLANFTDAIIQLFGNEYLQKPTAEDLQRLLDVGEVRGFPGMISSIDCMHWEWKNCPTAWKGPKAEKFAEKQESARKDVERAFGVLQSRFAIVKNPALQWDKEKIGKIMRTCVILHNMIVENERHAYAQIDTSEFESGESSRSSRVTRRQSIHVGDMLGMRREVRDPEKHARLKADLMENIWQKFGDENE; encoded by the exons ATGGTCGACGAAGTAGTTGATAATTACATTGACTCAATAGTTGAGGTCCAAGGCAACAAGCCGAAAAGACGAGCTTATATCGACAGAGATCGGGAACAAGGACACAATCAACTATGGAACGATTATTTTAAGGAAAATCCTACATACCCACCGGAAATGTTTAGGAGgcgttttcgaatgaacaagccattgttcCTTCGCATTGTCGAACATATAAGTAATGAAGTTCCATACTTTCAGCAAAGACGAAATGCTCACGGGAGGAACGGGCTTTCTGCACTTCAAAAGTGTACGGCAGCTATACGTATGCTGGCATATGGTCAATCGGGAGATACAtatgacgaatatctccgacttggtgaCAGTACATCACGTTTGTGTTTGGCAAATTTCACTGATGCAATAATACAATTGTTTGGAAATGAGTATCTACAAAAACCTACAGCCGAGGATCTTCAACGCTTACTCGATGTTGGAGAGGTACGGGGGTTTCCGGGGATGATAAGCAGCATCGACTgcatgcattgggagtggaaaaactgcccaacGGCTTGGAAAG GTCCTAAAGCCGAGAAATTTGCTGAAAAGCAAGAATCCGccagaaaagatgtcgaacgggcttttggagtattgcaatcGAGGTTTGCAATTGTTAAAAACCCAGCTCTACAATGGGACAAGGAGAAGATAGGAAAGATCATGCGAACTTGTgtcatattgcacaatatgatagtagagAACGAACGACACGCATACGCTCAAATTGATACTTCTGAGTTCGAGTCCGGAGAATCAAGCAGAAGTTCGAGGGTGACAAGGAGACAAAGTATTCATGTCGGTGATATGTTAGGCATGCGCAGAGAAGTTCGAGATCCAGAGAAGCATGCTcgtttgaaagctgatttaATGGAAAATATATGGCAAAAGTTCGGTGATGAAAATGAATAA
- the LOC117127420 gene encoding jacalin-related lectin 34-like has protein sequence MSWDDGTARKVKKVQITYDDVIYSVQVTYGTALQAPRRGSVGPMSVEFTLESDEYITALSGYALSTQDVVTSLTFTTNKKTYGPYGNKFGYQISAPEKTGKQIAGFHGTKDNILNSIDVHYAPIPTGTGGSETGSGVQKLPGEGLVGGTAWDDGSDHDGVTNIYVASTLLGIKNVMFGYMKDGQSKQGGHHGGDPTKQEIVINHPDEHLVSVEGWYESSSKFIMGIQFKTNYKICASMGYRYEGGNDYKFTHQVQDKKIIGFHGFASNHLNSIGAYFAPLSSTTTLPIGTGGSGAQKLGAQGVTGGSAWDDGSYHDGVTKIVVRTCTLGVQFVNFFYDNDIGAVHGAPGDPTGSTQHIVINHPDEHLVSIEGWYISNYISGIRFKTNQKTSVYIGYEYTGSGTIFTLQVKDKKIIGFHGFASDHLNSIGAYFVPVLSTPTLPIVLPKRFGAVWDDGTHDKVKKIFIGLGQDVIASVKFEYINGSGVVNGVEHGTPTLLGFEEVR, from the exons ATGTCTTGGGACGATGGTACGGCCAGGAAGGTGAAGAAAGTTCAAATTACGTACGATGACGTCATCTACTCAGTCCAGGTTACGTACGGAACCGCACTTCAAGCCCCGCGTCGTGGCTCTGTTGGGCCCATGTCTGTCGAG TTCACTTTGGAATCGGACGAGTACATAACAGCTCTTTCTGGTTACGCGTTGAGCACGCAAGACGTTGTAACGTCGTTGACTTTCACAACGAACAAGAAGACTTATGGACCTTATGGAAACAAATTTGGTTATCAGATTTCTGCTCCTGAGAAGACCGGAAAACAGATCGCCGGTTTTCACGGTACCAAAGACAATATTCTCAACTCCATCGACGTTCACTACGCTCCCATACCCACTGGAACCGGCGGTTCAGAGACCGGTTCAGGGGTTCAAAAGTTGCCTGGAGAAGGTCTCGTGGGTGGAACGGCATGGGACGACGGATCTGATCACGATGGCGTGACAAATATATATGTAGCAAGCACCTTGTTGGGCATTAAAAACGTAATGTTCGGCTATATGAAAGATGGACAATCGAAACAAGGTGGCCACCATGGTGGTGACCCTACGAAGCAAGAG ATTGTGATTAACCATCCGGACGAGCATCTGGTTTCAGTCGAGGGTTGGTATGAGTCCAGCTCCAAATTCATCATGGGAATCCAGTTCAAAACTAACTACAAGATTTGTGCTTCCATGGGCTATAGATACGAGGGCGgtaatgattataaatttacTCACCAAGTTCAAGACAAGAAGATCATCGGGTTTCACGGTTTCGCCAGCAACCATCTCAATTCCATTGGAGCTTATTTTGCTCCGTTATCCTCCACCACCACCCTTCCTATCGGAACAGGTGGTTCAGGAGCTCAAAAGTTGGGTGCACAAGGTGTCACTGGTGGATCTGCATGGGATGACGGGTCCTATCACGACGGTGTCACAAAGATAGTCGTAAGAACATGTACGCTAGGGGTTCAGTTCGTTAACTTTTTCTATGACAACGATATCGGAGCAGTTCACGGTGCGCCAGGTGATCCTACTGGTTCAACGCAACAT ATTGTGATTAACCATCCTGACGAGCATCTGGTTTCCATCGAGGGTTGGTATATTTCTAATTACATCAGTGGAATCCGATTCAAAACAAACCAAAAGACTTCTGTTTACATTGGCTATGAATACACGGGCAGTGGTACTATATTTACTCTTCAAGTTAAAGACAAAAAGATCATTGGGTTTCACGGTTTCGCCAGCGACCATCTCAATTCCATTGGAGCTTATTTCGTTCCAGTACTCTCAACCCCAACCCTTCCTATCGTTCTCCCGAAGAGGTTTGGAGCTGTGTGGGACGATGGTACTCACGACAAAGTTAAAAAGATCTTTATAGGACTAGGCCAAGATGTTATAGCATCTGTCAAGTTTGAATACATAAATGGTTCTGGAGTGGTTAATGGAGTTGAACATGGGACACCAACATTGCTTGGATTCGAGGAGGTACGTTAA
- the LOC117127359 gene encoding glutathione S-transferase T3-like encodes MEPFPLHAPGFVNLLASQSSSPIDVDSAEAAVNSPGLVKPPERRKWTTKEDLVLISAWLNTSKDPIVSNEQKLGDFWKRIEAYFNSSPQLIGSLPREWGQCKQRWGRVNAEVCRFVGSHETALKEQASGQSENDVMKTAHDIYFNDYHLKFTLEHCWRELRFDQKWRSHSQPKEKRKEGGAEAVREEEEVRPPGVKASKAAKRKKPNEAAYDHIHTILAEKNTISRQKILDRLLAKNIDTLSDNEVALKNKLISEML; translated from the coding sequence ATGGAACCTTTTCCCCTTCACGCTCCCGGGTTTGTTAACCTATTAGCTTCGCAGAGTAGTAGTCCAATAGACGTTGACTCTGCTGAGGCTGCAGTTAACTCACCCGGGTTAGTTAAACCACCGGAAAGGAGAAAGTGGACAACCAAAGAAGACCTTGTACTGATCAGTGCTTGGTTAAACACCAGCAAAGATCCGATAGTTAGTAATGAACAGAAGTTAGGGGATTTTTGGAAGAGAATTGAGGCGTATTTCAATTCTAGTCCTCAGCTCATTGGCTCCCTTCCTCGAGAGTGGGGTCAATGTAAGCAGAGGTGGGGAAGGGTGAATGCAGAGGTCTGCAGGTTTGTGGGTTCCCATGAAACCGCTCTGAAGGAGCAAGCGAGTGGGCAAAGTGAAAATGATGTCATGAAGACTGCGCATGACATCTATTTCAATGACTACCATCTCAAGTTCACGCTTGAACATTGCTGGAGGGAACTTCGGTTTGATCAGAAGTGGAGGTCACACTCTCAGCCGAAGGAGAAAAGGAAGGAAGGTGGTGCGGAGGCGGTGCGTGAGGAGGAAGAGGTTAGGCCTCCTGGTGTTAAGGCTAGCAAAGCTGCTAAACGCAAGAAGCCAAATGAAGCAGCTTATGATCATATACATACCATCCTAGCTGAGAAAAACACCATTTCCAGACAAAAGATCCTTGATCGTTTGCTAGCCAAAAACATAGACACACTTTCTGATAATGAAGTGGCTCTCAAGAATAAACTCATCTCTGAAATGCTTTGA
- the LOC103832902 gene encoding LOW QUALITY PROTEIN: jacalin-related lectin 34 (The sequence of the model RefSeq protein was modified relative to this genomic sequence to represent the inferred CDS: inserted 1 base in 1 codon; deleted 1 base in 1 codon) encodes MNHLTYFTLELGLDEYITALSAYVETLSTRDVVTSLTFTTSKKNYGPYGNKSGFQIFSPGETGKQIAGFHGTSGNVLNSISGYYAPIPTYKLVAVGGTGGSAWDDGSDHDGVTKITVRTGGVGVQYVKFDYVKAGQPKQGTLHGVHGSRGSTREIVINHPDEHLVSVEGWYDSSNVILGIQFKTNLKTSDYLGYEFEGTGTKFTLQVKDKKIIGFHGFXQRPSQFHWSLFVLLPSTTTTLNPIVPQKKLGAVWDDRTHDKVKKVFVGLGQDGIASVKFEYINGSGVVNGVENGTPTLLGFEEFTLGPYEYVTALSAYTKTLSTQDIVTSLTFTTNKKTYGPYGNKSGFLFPFPEETGKQIAGFHGTGGNVLNSIQVHYAPIPTVQKLDAQGGTGGTKWDDGSDHDGVTNIYVRSNMDGIQYVSFDYLKAGQPKQGAHHGGSGSRGSKGEIAINHPDEQVVSVEGWYDSANVICGVRFRTNQKIYDYMGYKFDGTGTKFTLKVQDKKIIGFHGFATNQLISLGAYFAPLSSATAPPIVTPKEVEAKGGDFNS; translated from the exons atGAATCACTTGacgtat tTCACTTTGGAATTGGGGTTAGACGAGTACATAACGGCTCTTTCTGCTTACGTCGAGACGCTGAGCACGCGAGATGTTGTAACGTCGTTAACTTTCACGACGAGCAAGAAGAACTATGGACCTTATGGAAACAAATCTGGTTTCCAGATTTTTTCTCCTGGGGAGACTGGAAAACAGATCGCCGGATTTCATGGTACCAGTGGCAATGTTCTCAACTCTATCAGCGGTTACTACGCTCCCATACCCACCTATAAATTGGTTGCAGTAGGTGGCACAGGTGGGTCGGCATGGGACGACGGATCCGATCATGACGGCGTGACAAAGATAACCGTAAGAACCGGTGGGGTAGGGGTTCAATACGTTAAGTTCGACTATGTGAAAGCTGGACAGCCGAAACAAGGAACCCTCCACGGTGTGCACGGTAGTAGAGGTTCAACGCGAGAG ATTGTGATTAACCATCCGGACGAGCATCTGGTCTCAGTCGAGGGTTGGTATGATTCCTCCAATGTCATCTTGGGTATCCAGTTCAAAACTAACCTGAAGACTTCTGATTACCTAGGCTATGAGTTCGAGGGTACTGGTACTAAATTTACTCTCCAAGTTAAAGACAAAAAGATCATCGGGTTTCACGGTT GCCAGCGACCATCTCAATTCCATTGGAGCTTATTT GTTCTGTTaccctccaccaccaccacccttAATCCTATCGTTCCGCAGAAGAAGCTTGGAGCTGTGTGGGACGATCGTACTCACGACAAAGTGAAAAAGGTCTTTGTAGGACTAGGCCAAGATGGTATAGCATCTGTCAAGTTTGAATACATAAATGGTTCTGGAGTGGTTAATGGAGTTGAAAATGGAACACCAACATTGCTTGGATTCGAGGAG TTCACTTTGGGACCGTACGAGTACGTAACGGCTCTTTCTGCTTACACCAAAACGCTGAGCACGCAAGATATTGTAACGTCGTTGACTTTCACTACGAACAAGAAGACTTATGGACCTTATGGAAATAAATCTGGTTTCCTGTTTCCTTTTCCCGAGGAGACCGGAAAACAGATCGCCGGTTTTCATGGTACGGGCGGCAATGTCCTCAACTCCATCCAGGTTCACTACGCTCCCATACCCACCGTCCAAAAATTGGATGCACAAGGTGGCACTGGTGGAACGAAATGGGATGACGGATCTGATCACGACGGCGTGACAAATATATACGTAAGATCAAACATGGATGGCATTCAATACGTAAGCTTCGACTATTTGAAAGCTGGACAGCCGAAACAAGGAGCCCACCACGGTGGGAGTGGTAGTAGAGGATCAAAAGGAGAG ATTGCGATTAACCATCCGGACGAGCAAGTGGTTTCAGTAGAGGGTTGGTATGATTCCGCCAATGTCATCTGCGGAGTGCGATTCAGAACTAACCAAAAGATCTATGATTACATGGGCTATAAATTTGACGGTACTGGTACAAAATTTACTCTCAAAGTTCAAGACAAGAAGATTATCGGGTTTCACGGTTTCGCCACCAACCAGCTAATTTCCCTTGGAGCCTATTTTGCACCGTTATCCTCCGCCACCGCCCCTCCTATCGTTACCCCGAAGGAGGTTGAAGCTAAGGGTGGTGATTTTAATTCGTAA